Proteins found in one Quercus robur chromosome 2, dhQueRobu3.1, whole genome shotgun sequence genomic segment:
- the LOC126712103 gene encoding protein MIZU-KUSSEI 1: MPPVHSSPFFQMENQAILSLLRHTTTPGNEKRTKSSGGLLKMFKLFPMLTSGCKMVALLGRPRKPLLKDNATTGTLFGFRKGRVTLAIQEDPQCMPMFVIELPMHTSVFHKEMGSDLVRIALESETKTHKKKLLEEFVWAVYCNGRKMGYSIRRKQMSDDELYVMQHLRGVSMGAGVLPSQSEKDIADGELTYIRARFERVVGSKDSESLYMINPDGAAGPELSIFFVRGH, encoded by the coding sequence ATGCCTCCTGTTCACTCTAGCCCGTTCTTTCAAATGGAAAACCAAGCAATACTATCATTGCTCCGGCACACAACTACTCCAGGAAATGAGAAACGCACAAAGTCTTCAGGGGGTCTCTTGAAAATGTTCAAGCTCTTCCCCATGTTAACCTCAGGGTGCAAAATGGTGGCACTATTGGGAAGACCTCGAAAGCCTTTGCTCAAAGACAATGCAACAACAGGGACTCTTTTCGGTTTTCGTAAAGGAAGAGTAACTCTAGCAATACAAGAAGACCCTCAATGCATGCCAATGTTTGTGATAGAGCTACCAATGCACACAAGTGTTTTTCACAAGGAAATGGGGTCAGATTTAGTCAGAATTGCGCTAGAGAGTGAAACAAAAACTCACAAGAAGAAACTGTTGGAGGAGTTTGTTTGGGCAGTTTACTGTAATGGAAGAAAGATGGGGTACTCTATTAGGAGGAAACAAATGTCAGATGATGAACTTTATGTGATGCAACATTTGCGAGGTGTGTCAATGGGAGCTGGGGTTCTTCCAAGTCAGTCTGAGAAAGACATAGCAGACGGGGAATTGACGTACATAAGGGCTAGATTCGAAAGAGTTGTTGGATCAAAGGATTCTGAATCTTTGTACATGATAAATCCAGATGGTGCAGCAGGGCCAGAATTgagtattttctttgtaagagGTCATTAG